From the Pseudomonas putida genome, one window contains:
- a CDS encoding MerR family transcriptional regulator codes for MSSQTYSISDLSRELDITTRAIRFYEEQGLLSPERRGLERIYSARDKVSLKLILRGKRIGFSLAECRELIELYDPSSGNLKQLHSMLAKIAERRAQLEQQMLDIHQMQLELDTAQERCEQALAATLNNNDKR; via the coding sequence ATGAGCAGCCAGACCTACAGCATCTCCGACCTCTCCCGCGAACTGGACATCACCACCCGCGCCATCCGCTTCTATGAGGAGCAGGGCCTGCTGAGCCCCGAGCGGCGTGGGCTGGAGCGCATCTATTCGGCCCGTGACAAGGTCAGCCTGAAGCTCATCCTGCGCGGCAAGCGCATCGGCTTCTCGCTGGCCGAATGCCGTGAGCTGATCGAGCTGTACGACCCCAGCAGCGGCAACCTCAAGCAGCTGCACAGCATGCTGGCGAAGATCGCCGAGCGTCGCGCCCAGCTTGAACAGCAGATGCTCGACATCCACCAGATGCAGCTTGAGCTGGACACCGCCCAGGAGCGCTGCGAACAGGCCCTGGCTGCCACTCTGAACAACAACGACAAACGCTGA
- the ccoG gene encoding cytochrome c oxidase accessory protein CcoG, translating into MTDRIHAIQIASHGIHTRSFSGLYRSLRIAFAGALFVLFFGTAWLDWNGRQAVLWDLADSKFHIFGATFWPQDFILLSALLIICAFGLFAITVYAGRVWCGYSCPQSTWTWLFMWCEKVTEGDRNQRIKLAAAPWSLNKLARRTLKHSLWLAIGVLTGLTFVGYFTPIRPLAHELFSLQLGGVALFWVLFFTAATYINAGLLREAVCLHMCPYARFQSVMFDKDTLAVAYDPRRGESRGPRKKGSDARAQSLGDCIDCTLCVQVCPTGIDIRDGLQMACIGCAACIDACDNVMDKMGYPRGLIGYKSEHSLQGGTTHWLRPRLLGYVAALVLMIGALVMALQLRPMVSLDVIKDRGLFRENAQGQIENIYLLKVINKTAQPQRYHLRLLDAEGFELHGTTDFSIPAGEMSELPVSVALLAERPASSSQELAFEIRDSDQPAVRSVARSRFVAPLNR; encoded by the coding sequence ATGACCGACAGAATCCATGCCATCCAGATTGCCAGCCATGGCATCCACACCCGCAGCTTCAGCGGCCTGTACCGCTCGCTGCGAATTGCCTTCGCTGGCGCGCTTTTCGTGCTGTTCTTCGGCACCGCCTGGCTCGACTGGAACGGTCGCCAGGCCGTGCTGTGGGACTTGGCCGACAGCAAGTTTCACATCTTCGGCGCCACCTTCTGGCCGCAGGACTTCATCCTGCTCTCGGCGCTGCTGATCATCTGTGCCTTCGGCCTGTTCGCCATCACCGTCTACGCTGGCCGGGTGTGGTGCGGCTACAGCTGCCCGCAAAGCACCTGGACCTGGCTGTTCATGTGGTGCGAGAAGGTCACCGAAGGCGACCGCAACCAGCGCATCAAGCTTGCCGCCGCACCGTGGAGCCTGAACAAGCTGGCCCGGCGCACGCTCAAGCACAGCCTGTGGCTGGCCATCGGCGTACTCACCGGTCTGACCTTCGTCGGCTACTTCACGCCGATCCGCCCGCTGGCCCATGAACTGTTCAGCCTGCAGCTGGGCGGCGTGGCACTGTTCTGGGTGCTGTTCTTCACCGCGGCCACCTATATCAATGCCGGATTGCTGCGCGAGGCGGTGTGCCTGCACATGTGCCCGTATGCGCGCTTCCAGAGCGTGATGTTCGACAAGGACACCCTGGCCGTGGCCTACGACCCACGCCGTGGCGAATCCCGCGGCCCGCGCAAGAAAGGCAGTGACGCCCGCGCCCAGAGCCTGGGTGACTGCATCGACTGCACCCTGTGCGTGCAGGTCTGCCCGACCGGCATCGATATCCGCGACGGCCTGCAGATGGCCTGCATCGGTTGCGCCGCCTGTATCGATGCCTGCGACAACGTCATGGACAAGATGGGTTACCCCCGCGGCCTGATTGGCTACAAGTCCGAACACAGCCTGCAAGGCGGCACCACCCACTGGCTGCGCCCGCGCCTGCTGGGCTACGTCGCTGCCCTGGTGCTGATGATCGGCGCCCTGGTGATGGCCCTGCAGTTGCGCCCGATGGTGTCGCTGGACGTGATCAAGGACCGCGGCCTGTTCCGCGAGAACGCCCAGGGCCAGATCGAGAACATCTACCTGCTCAAAGTCATCAACAAGACCGCGCAGCCCCAGCGTTACCACCTGCGCCTGCTCGATGCCGAGGGCTTTGAACTGCACGGAACCACCGACTTCAGCATCCCGGCCGGCGAAATGAGCGAGCTACCGGTGTCGGTGGCGCTGCTGGCCGAGCGACCGGCCAGCAGCTCACAGGAGCTGGCCTTCGAAATCCGCGACAGCGACCAGCCCGCCGTGCGCAGCGTGGCCCGCAGCCGCTTCGTGGCGCCACTGAACCGCTGA
- a CDS encoding DUF3203 family protein, with protein MPIEIEESTQRCTLIGDKLRIEGKGQEVEIITDEQLHMSVAILAGERFPITEAEADALTVIGAVDSRRHLKASTPGSVI; from the coding sequence ATGCCCATCGAGATCGAAGAAAGCACCCAACGCTGCACCCTCATCGGCGACAAACTGCGCATCGAAGGCAAAGGCCAGGAAGTCGAGATCATCACCGACGAACAGCTGCACATGTCAGTAGCCATCCTCGCCGGCGAGCGCTTCCCGATCACCGAAGCCGAAGCCGACGCGCTGACAGTGATCGGTGCGGTAGATAGTCGCAGACACCTGAAGGCCAGCACGCCAGGCTCCGTTATCTAA
- a CDS encoding MgtC/SapB family protein: protein MEFIWQTIQAEFADITDEREVVRILVRLLMAAVLGAVLGFEREHKGKSAGVRTHMLVSLGAALFVLAPSMAGADEQALSRVIQGIVAGIGFLGAGTILKGNGQDTSHVKGLTTAAGLWMTAAIGTAAGMGREATALISTVLALLVLGTMPLLVEKVEGQDEEKQKEEEGRKH from the coding sequence ATGGAATTCATCTGGCAAACCATCCAGGCCGAGTTCGCCGACATCACCGATGAGCGCGAGGTCGTGCGGATTCTCGTGCGCCTGCTGATGGCCGCCGTGCTCGGCGCCGTACTGGGCTTTGAACGCGAACACAAAGGCAAGTCTGCAGGTGTGCGCACGCACATGCTGGTATCGCTGGGCGCGGCACTGTTCGTGCTGGCGCCGAGCATGGCCGGTGCCGATGAGCAGGCCTTGAGCCGGGTGATCCAAGGTATCGTCGCCGGCATCGGTTTTCTCGGGGCGGGCACGATTCTCAAGGGCAACGGCCAGGACACCAGCCACGTCAAAGGCCTGACTACCGCTGCGGGGCTGTGGATGACGGCGGCAATCGGTACTGCTGCGGGCATGGGGCGAGAGGCCACGGCGCTGATCAGCACGGTGCTGGCGCTGTTGGTATTGGGCACGATGCCGCTGCTGGTGGAGAAGGTCGAGGGGCAGGATGAAGAGAAGCAAAAAGAGGAGGAGGGCAGGAAGCACTGA
- a CDS encoding hydroxymethylglutaryl-CoA lyase yields MPMPATVRLVEVGPRDGLQNEAQPISVADKVRLVDDLTDAGLSYIEVGSFVSPKWVPQMAGSAEVFAGIHQRAGVTYAALAPNLRGFEDALAAGVKEVAVFAAASEAFSQRNINCSISESLQRFEPIMEAARSHGVRVRGYVSCVLGCPYEGKVSAEQVAPVARALHAMGCYEVSLGDTIGTGTAGDTRRLFEVVSAVVPRAQLAGHFHDTYGQALANVYASLLEGISVFDSSVAGLGGCPYAKGATGNIATEDVLYLLQGLGIETGIDLDRLIAAGQRISAVLGRANGSRVARARSAQ; encoded by the coding sequence ATGCCCATGCCCGCAACAGTCCGCCTGGTCGAAGTCGGCCCCCGTGACGGCCTGCAGAACGAAGCCCAGCCCATCAGCGTCGCCGACAAGGTGCGCCTGGTTGACGACCTGACCGACGCCGGGCTGAGCTACATCGAGGTCGGCAGCTTCGTTTCGCCCAAATGGGTGCCGCAGATGGCGGGCTCCGCCGAGGTGTTCGCCGGCATCCACCAGCGAGCCGGTGTTACCTATGCCGCCCTGGCCCCCAACCTGCGCGGTTTCGAGGACGCCCTGGCAGCGGGGGTGAAGGAAGTGGCAGTGTTCGCCGCCGCTTCCGAGGCCTTCTCCCAGCGCAACATCAACTGCTCGATCAGCGAAAGCCTGCAGCGCTTCGAACCGATCATGGAGGCCGCGCGCAGCCATGGCGTGCGGGTGCGCGGTTACGTGTCCTGTGTGCTGGGTTGCCCCTATGAAGGCAAGGTCAGTGCCGAGCAGGTAGCACCGGTGGCCAGGGCCCTGCACGCGATGGGCTGCTACGAGGTATCGCTGGGTGACACCATCGGCACCGGCACGGCCGGTGACACCCGTCGGCTGTTCGAGGTGGTGTCGGCCGTGGTGCCCCGCGCGCAACTGGCCGGTCACTTCCACGATACCTATGGCCAAGCCCTGGCCAACGTGTATGCCAGCCTGCTCGAAGGCATCAGCGTGTTCGACAGCTCGGTCGCCGGCCTGGGTGGCTGCCCTTATGCCAAGGGCGCTACCGGCAACATCGCCACCGAGGATGTGCTGTACCTGCTGCAGGGGCTGGGTATCGAGACCGGTATCGACCTCGACCGGCTGATCGCCGCCGGGCAGCGCATCAGCGCTGTGCTGGGCCGGGCCAACGGCTCGCGGGTGGCACGTGCGCGCAGCGCACAATGA
- the mapR gene encoding GntR family transcriptional regulator MpaR (MapR regulates genes involved in Pseudomonas quinolone signal (PQS) production and anthranilate metabolism): MKRYERFADDIAELIRSGVLGPGQRVPSVRYASQTHGVSPSTVFQAYYLLERRGLIRARPRSGYFVNAHAPRQFSEPQALEPLSESTEVDVSGLVFSILDSIKDPSTVPFGSAFPSPELFPLQRLSRSLASASRAMDPRMVVTDLSPGNPQLRRQIALRYMVGGLMLPMEELLITNGALEALNLCLQAVTEPGDLVAIEAPAFYACLQVLERLKLKAVEIPVHPREGMDLAVLAQTLDKHPVKAVWCMTNFQNPVGASMPEAKKQALVELLRRHQVPLIEDDVYAELYYSQQAPKPAKAFDTQGLVMHCGSFAKSLAPGYRIGWVAAGRFAQKIERLKLMTSLCASMPAQAAIADYLQHGGYDRHLRKLRYALEGQQANMLAAIARHFPAQTRVSQPSGGYFLWLELPEQMDALKLFHMALAQGISIAPGPIFSPTRRFGNCIRLNYGTPWNDAAERAMETLGRIIRSF; the protein is encoded by the coding sequence ATGAAACGCTACGAACGCTTCGCCGACGACATTGCCGAACTGATCCGCTCCGGGGTGCTCGGCCCAGGCCAGCGCGTGCCTTCGGTACGCTATGCCAGCCAGACCCACGGTGTCAGCCCATCCACGGTATTCCAGGCCTACTACCTGCTCGAACGCCGCGGGCTGATCCGCGCACGGCCGCGCTCGGGCTACTTCGTCAACGCCCACGCCCCCCGCCAGTTCAGCGAACCCCAGGCGCTGGAGCCACTGAGCGAATCGACCGAGGTGGACGTCAGCGGCCTGGTGTTTTCCATCCTCGACTCGATCAAGGACCCGAGCACCGTGCCGTTCGGTTCGGCCTTCCCCAGCCCTGAACTGTTTCCGCTACAGCGCCTGTCGCGCTCGCTGGCCAGTGCCAGCCGGGCCATGGACCCGCGCATGGTGGTCACCGACCTGTCACCGGGCAACCCGCAACTGCGCCGGCAGATCGCTCTGCGCTACATGGTCGGTGGGCTGATGCTGCCGATGGAAGAGCTGCTGATCACCAATGGCGCGCTGGAAGCCCTGAACCTGTGCCTGCAGGCGGTTACCGAACCCGGCGATCTGGTGGCCATCGAAGCGCCGGCCTTCTATGCCTGCCTGCAGGTGCTGGAGCGGCTCAAGCTCAAGGCCGTGGAGATCCCGGTGCACCCGCGCGAGGGCATGGACCTGGCGGTGCTGGCCCAGACCCTGGACAAGCACCCGGTCAAGGCCGTGTGGTGCATGACCAACTTCCAGAACCCTGTGGGCGCGAGCATGCCCGAAGCGAAGAAACAGGCCCTGGTCGAGCTGCTGCGCCGCCACCAGGTGCCGTTGATCGAGGACGATGTCTACGCCGAGCTGTACTACTCGCAACAGGCGCCGAAACCGGCCAAGGCCTTCGACACCCAAGGGCTGGTGATGCACTGCGGCTCGTTCGCCAAGAGCCTGGCACCGGGATACCGCATCGGCTGGGTGGCCGCCGGGCGCTTCGCGCAGAAGATCGAGCGGCTGAAACTGATGACCTCGCTGTGTGCCTCGATGCCGGCCCAGGCGGCCATTGCCGACTACCTGCAGCACGGCGGCTACGACCGCCACCTGCGCAAGCTGCGCTACGCCCTGGAGGGTCAGCAGGCCAACATGCTGGCAGCCATCGCCCGCCATTTCCCGGCGCAGACCCGCGTCAGCCAGCCCTCCGGCGGCTACTTCCTGTGGCTGGAACTGCCCGAGCAGATGGACGCCCTGAAACTGTTCCACATGGCCCTCGCCCAAGGCATCAGCATCGCACCGGGGCCGATCTTTTCGCCGACCCGGCGCTTCGGCAACTGCATTCGCCTGAACTACGGCACACCGTGGAACGACGCCGCCGAACGCGCCATGGAAACCCTGGGGCGCATCATTCGCTCGTTCTGA